Sequence from the Salinibacter grassmerensis genome:
CCCTCCCGAATCGCAAACCGAAGCCCCTCCTCCAGGGCCACCGGCTCAATCAAGCTCCCCTCAAACGTCGCGTTGTCCCCCGGCATCACCATCTCTACCCCCTCCTGCAACTCAATCGACCCGGTCACGTCCGTCGTCCGGAAGTAAAACTGCGGCTGATACCCGTCGAAGAACGGCGTGTGCCGCCCCCCCTCCTCCTTGCTCAGCACGTACACCTCACACTCAAACTCCTTGTGCGGCGTCACCGTCCCCGGCTCGGACAGCACCATCCCTCGCTTGATCTCCTCCTTCTCGATCCCGCGAAGCAGAATGCCGGCGTTGTCCCCCGCCTCCCCCTCCTCCAGGGTCTTGTTGAACATCTCAATGCCGGTGACCACCGAGTCCATCTTCTCCTCCTGCATCCCGACAATCTCAATCTCGTCCTGCAGCTCGATCCGGCCCCGCTCGATCCGGCCGGTCACCACCGTCCCCCGGCCCGTGATCGAAAAGATG
This genomic interval carries:
- a CDS encoding EF-Tu/IF-2/RF-3 family GTPase; the protein is FMNKTDLVDDAELLELVEMEVRELLTEYEFPGDEVPVVRGSALQALESNEEHEEKIMELMAAVDEYIPTPERDVEKPFLMPVEDIFSITGRGTVVTGRIERGRIELQDEIEIVGMQEEKMDSVVTGIEMFNKTLEEGEAGDNAGILLRGIEKEEIKRGMVLSEPGTVTPHKEFECEVYVLSKEEGGRHTPFFDGYQPQFYFRTTDVTGSIELQEGVEMVMPGDNATFEGSLIEPVALEEGLRFAIREG